A portion of the Novosphingobium sp. KA1 genome contains these proteins:
- a CDS encoding FRG domain-containing protein yields MSLGFESLKVGGLKWVASYLQSLEIPLFPQSYFRGHASTDWKLQASVFRPGTVGITRIAELSAWQQTARRFFPGGLHGPLEYLVLAQHFGIATNLLDWTTNPLIALFFACQSDAGDVDGVVIQITGTALDVEGLSAEEILYREKQPPLIIDTSTMNIRSTAQDSVMSLHGPDEPPLDGKAVFRVPHTAKNEILHALTLFGITPERVYADLGVAAVQFRDALHIQHQIREAFQRAGSTPLPPQV; encoded by the coding sequence ATGTCGCTTGGTTTTGAAAGCTTGAAGGTCGGTGGGCTCAAATGGGTCGCGAGCTATCTACAGTCCCTCGAGATCCCCTTGTTCCCCCAGTCGTATTTTCGCGGGCACGCATCAACCGACTGGAAACTTCAGGCATCGGTATTCAGGCCTGGCACCGTCGGTATTACCCGGATTGCCGAACTCAGCGCTTGGCAGCAAACTGCTCGGCGCTTCTTTCCCGGTGGATTGCACGGCCCGCTGGAGTACCTAGTGCTAGCCCAACATTTCGGCATTGCGACCAACCTTCTGGATTGGACGACTAACCCGTTAATCGCGCTTTTCTTTGCCTGCCAGAGCGATGCTGGCGATGTTGACGGAGTGGTGATTCAAATCACTGGGACTGCACTCGATGTCGAAGGGCTGTCTGCTGAAGAAATCCTGTATCGCGAGAAACAGCCCCCCTTGATCATCGACACATCGACCATGAACATTCGCTCTACCGCGCAAGACAGTGTTATGTCTCTACATGGTCCGGACGAGCCGCCGCTCGACGGAAAGGCAGTTTTCCGAGTCCCGCACACCGCCAAGAATGAAATCCTGCACGCTCTTACGCTCTTTGGCATAACTCCAGAACGCGTATACGCTGATTTGGGCGTAGCAGCCGTCCAATTTCGCGACGCCCTTCATATCCAACATCAAATACGCGAAGCCTTTCAACGGGCGGGATCAACTCCGTTGCCCCCACAAGTATGA
- a CDS encoding LexA family transcriptional regulator, which produces MAPMREVATDASLRLRPEMTSRRLLVLAFVRNYIERWGESPSYGEIANGLAISATRARQLVKALVKSGQLLRKAGPRGLSLPTQVEDAIRQLRELGWQVDDSVGLALPPCADSSLLAPPMLDYHPDP; this is translated from the coding sequence ATGGCGCCGATGCGCGAGGTGGCAACTGACGCCTCGCTTCGGCTGAGGCCTGAGATGACGAGCCGGCGCCTGCTGGTGCTGGCTTTCGTCCGGAACTACATCGAACGATGGGGCGAAAGCCCCTCCTACGGCGAGATCGCGAACGGTCTGGCCATCAGCGCCACGCGGGCGCGGCAACTTGTGAAGGCGCTGGTCAAGTCCGGCCAGCTGCTCCGCAAGGCCGGCCCGCGTGGCCTTTCCCTTCCGACGCAAGTTGAGGACGCAATCCGCCAACTGCGCGAACTCGGCTGGCAGGTCGATGACTCTGTAGGCCTCGCCCTGCCCCCCTGCGCAGATTCGTCTCTGCTCGCACCGCCAATGCTGGACTACCACCCTGATCCTTAG
- a CDS encoding DUF3164 family protein translates to MSDQDKQLPGRRSIDGHTYFVAGDGSLIPEGTVKTADKLQDEIVRRIIGGALPLSALVSDFRQKTLDEVDEFVVLLEQEYGARRGGSKGNLTFTSFDGLLKICVQVSENVVFGPELQVAKGLVDQCLREWSAGSRDEIRAIINRAFDVDNQGRINRNDLFSLLRLEIEDARWQDAMRAIRDSIRVVGSKRYVRMYQRTDPKAAWSAISIDVAAG, encoded by the coding sequence GTGAGCGACCAGGACAAGCAATTACCCGGCCGCCGATCCATCGACGGCCACACTTACTTTGTCGCTGGCGACGGCTCCCTCATCCCGGAGGGCACCGTCAAGACGGCCGACAAACTGCAAGACGAGATCGTTCGACGGATCATCGGTGGCGCGCTGCCGCTCTCGGCGTTGGTATCCGACTTCCGCCAGAAGACGTTGGACGAGGTCGACGAGTTCGTTGTTCTTCTCGAACAGGAATACGGCGCACGCCGCGGTGGGTCGAAGGGCAACCTGACCTTCACCAGCTTCGATGGCCTCCTGAAGATCTGCGTGCAGGTGAGCGAGAACGTCGTGTTCGGACCGGAACTGCAGGTCGCCAAGGGCTTGGTCGACCAATGCCTTCGCGAGTGGTCCGCCGGCAGCCGTGATGAGATCCGCGCGATCATCAACCGCGCATTCGATGTCGACAACCAAGGCCGGATCAACCGCAACGATCTCTTCAGCCTGCTTCGGCTCGAAATCGAAGATGCCCGCTGGCAGGACGCCATGCGCGCCATCCGTGACAGCATCCGCGTGGTTGGCTCCAAGCGCTACGTCCGGATGTATCAGCGTACCGACCCGAAAGCAGCCTGGTCCGCGATCTCGATCGACGTTGCCGCGGGATAG
- a CDS encoding phage terminase large subunit family protein, with translation MSISSSTSSASRCSTSPETEKADRLRRAARRGWTPPPRISLPEWADRFRVLAREAGSTSGKYRTGRVEIARGPMLAATEPGVRKISAMVATQLLKTTLIENIVGFHVHLDPCPMLIVQPKDAAAEQFSKERVGPFIKATPALRKLVGQTKSRDAGDTIDYKAFPGGFLGIVGAGSPDNLARRPVRIVLCDEVDKYLPLKEGDPLAIVEERQATFDSNSLNVAVCSPTVTGESKIEVRYLASDQRRASVECPECGHRQFPDFFTHVHWDKGADDNSHRPETARVYCEKCGVGWTEGQRLRALTTIRWHQTRPFQCCDQWQVPQEAYAAAVTEGHPDPLGLVWDWWESPRHAVYRARCRECGDWAVSNEHAGFQAGKLFSPWANDAPPRQAAKWLAATDEDGKQTFYNTQLARTYRQNVGKAMNPDTLTARREIWAAQVPDGVAVITCGIDVQDYRVELETVGWGRDEESWSIDYEIFDGEFDDPRLQARLDEYLQKKFYRADGRPFAIHAACIDTGGHHTNAVYEFAKARLGRFIWGVKGESARTGQRNPVWPTKRPSSRSKKTYRPIIVGVNAAKDTIRNYLGKDQPGPGYMHFNVDRDAIYFAQLTAEQIVLKVIGGQKFRIWELPGGRANEALDCRVYAYAALHGLMHRNFKLNREADRVGATAEGQTILPPPDTPAAATNTEATGPTITAAPAERPKKRSLGAMLARGA, from the coding sequence ATGTCCATCAGCAGCTCGACGAGCTCGGCGAGCCGCTGCTCGACTTCACCGGAGACGGAGAAGGCTGACCGGCTGCGCCGGGCAGCGCGCCGAGGCTGGACGCCGCCTCCCCGCATCAGTCTGCCAGAGTGGGCGGACCGCTTCCGCGTCCTGGCGCGCGAAGCCGGCAGCACATCGGGCAAATACCGAACCGGGCGCGTGGAAATTGCGCGCGGACCGATGCTCGCAGCCACCGAGCCCGGGGTTCGTAAGATTTCGGCGATGGTCGCCACGCAGCTGCTGAAGACCACGCTGATCGAGAACATCGTGGGCTTTCACGTCCACCTCGATCCCTGCCCCATGCTGATCGTGCAGCCAAAGGATGCGGCAGCAGAGCAGTTTTCGAAGGAACGTGTAGGACCATTCATCAAAGCCACACCGGCTCTCCGCAAGCTGGTAGGCCAGACCAAAAGCCGCGATGCCGGCGACACGATCGACTACAAGGCCTTTCCCGGTGGCTTCCTGGGCATTGTCGGCGCCGGCAGTCCGGACAACCTTGCACGCCGCCCTGTCCGTATCGTGCTTTGCGACGAGGTCGACAAATACCTTCCGCTGAAGGAGGGCGATCCCCTCGCGATCGTCGAGGAACGTCAGGCCACCTTTGATTCGAACTCACTCAACGTTGCGGTCTGCTCGCCGACCGTTACCGGCGAGAGCAAGATCGAGGTGCGCTATCTGGCTTCGGATCAGCGCCGCGCTTCGGTCGAATGTCCGGAGTGCGGGCACCGTCAGTTCCCCGACTTTTTCACCCACGTTCACTGGGACAAGGGCGCTGACGACAACTCACACCGGCCGGAAACGGCGCGGGTCTACTGCGAGAAGTGCGGCGTTGGCTGGACTGAAGGGCAACGCCTCCGCGCGTTGACAACGATCCGCTGGCACCAAACGCGGCCGTTCCAATGCTGCGACCAGTGGCAGGTGCCGCAAGAGGCCTACGCAGCTGCCGTAACCGAAGGGCATCCGGATCCGCTCGGCCTGGTCTGGGATTGGTGGGAAAGCCCCCGCCACGCGGTTTATCGGGCCCGATGCCGCGAATGTGGCGACTGGGCAGTTTCGAACGAGCACGCGGGCTTCCAGGCCGGCAAACTGTTCAGTCCTTGGGCAAACGATGCCCCGCCGCGCCAAGCAGCAAAATGGCTGGCAGCGACCGACGAGGACGGAAAGCAGACCTTTTACAACACGCAGCTTGCGCGGACCTACCGGCAGAACGTCGGCAAGGCCATGAACCCGGATACGCTCACTGCAAGGCGCGAGATCTGGGCCGCTCAGGTTCCCGACGGCGTTGCCGTCATCACCTGCGGCATCGACGTCCAGGACTACCGTGTAGAGCTTGAAACCGTCGGTTGGGGGCGCGACGAGGAAAGCTGGTCGATCGACTACGAGATCTTCGACGGCGAGTTCGACGATCCTCGGCTCCAAGCCCGCCTGGACGAGTACCTGCAGAAGAAGTTCTACCGTGCTGACGGTCGCCCTTTCGCGATCCATGCAGCGTGCATCGATACCGGCGGCCACCATACCAACGCCGTCTACGAATTCGCGAAAGCTCGCCTGGGCCGCTTCATCTGGGGCGTAAAAGGCGAGAGCGCGCGAACAGGACAGCGTAACCCGGTCTGGCCTACCAAGCGGCCATCGTCCCGGAGCAAAAAGACCTACCGGCCGATCATCGTCGGCGTGAACGCGGCAAAGGACACGATCCGCAACTATCTCGGCAAGGACCAACCCGGGCCGGGGTACATGCATTTCAACGTCGATCGCGATGCGATCTACTTCGCCCAGCTGACAGCCGAACAGATCGTCCTGAAAGTCATCGGCGGCCAGAAGTTCCGGATCTGGGAACTTCCAGGCGGCCGCGCGAACGAAGCGCTCGACTGTCGTGTCTACGCCTACGCGGCACTGCACGGCCTGATGCACCGCAATTTCAAGCTGAACCGCGAGGCCGATCGGGTCGGCGCAACCGCCGAGGGTCAGACCATCTTGCCGCCGCCGGACACGCCGGCCGCCGCCACGAACACCGAAGCCACCGGCCCAACAATCACCGCTGCCCCAGCAGAGCGGCCGAAGAAGCGATCACTGGGCGCGATGCTTGCCCGAGGAGCATAG
- the gpW gene encoding gpW family head-tail joining protein — protein sequence MSVFAGMPREQLQAALTAAQQALIELQTGKAFASVSYSQGDGAKAVTRRVTSVAECTALIAQLQSALGMRQRRRAFRFVF from the coding sequence ATGAGCGTATTTGCGGGCATGCCGCGCGAGCAGCTGCAAGCCGCCCTCACCGCCGCGCAGCAGGCGCTGATCGAGCTTCAGACCGGCAAGGCCTTCGCCTCCGTCTCGTACTCGCAGGGCGACGGCGCGAAGGCAGTGACCAGGCGCGTTACCTCCGTGGCCGAATGCACGGCCCTCATCGCCCAGCTGCAATCGGCCCTCGGCATGCGCCAACGCCGACGCGCCTTCAGGTTTGTCTTCTGA
- a CDS encoding phage portal protein, translating into MRILDAQGNPMAPARRPAMGLAGGGRSVPYDAADLLGSHTREWQPYLWSPDGELNPWRDTIVARMRDLVRNDGWASGAVTRILDNAVGANFRPIAKPDYRALAILTGIKGFDEQWAYEYSKALDASYRTWANSRGRWCDVQRRQSASQLFRLGFRHKLIDGDALAMLQWRPERLGRGRARYATALQMIDPDRLSNPNYKFDDQLMRGGCEVDDDGVTVGYHVRRAHQGDWFSAADSLRWDRIERETEWGRPVIVHDFDTERSNQHRGGVGILGPVMTRLKMLYRYDIAELDSAILNAILGAWLESPFDQEFAQEALEGGDKIGAYQDARLDYHEQANIRVPGTGSILPKLFPGEGIKTLDAKRPSTNFATFEKAVLRNVASAAGMSAQQVSNDWSDVNYSSARGAMLEFWKTMTRRRDDFAAGFCQPIFGAVVEEAHEVDDLPLPAGAPEFLEHPEAYSRAKWIGPGRGWIDPVNEVKGAILGMDAAVMDYDEICAEQGVDGDDMILARKNTIRRFKEAGLEPPSWAGMGLNDVPANKTIEDPSPQ; encoded by the coding sequence GTGAGGATCCTCGATGCGCAGGGGAACCCGATGGCGCCTGCCCGCCGGCCGGCCATGGGTCTCGCCGGCGGCGGCCGCAGCGTACCCTACGACGCGGCAGATCTGCTCGGTTCCCATACCCGGGAGTGGCAGCCCTATCTGTGGTCGCCGGATGGCGAGCTCAATCCGTGGCGCGACACCATCGTTGCCCGCATGCGCGACCTGGTGCGAAACGATGGCTGGGCATCCGGCGCGGTAACCCGCATCTTGGACAATGCCGTCGGCGCCAACTTTCGGCCGATCGCAAAGCCAGACTATCGCGCGCTCGCCATTCTGACGGGCATCAAGGGCTTCGACGAACAGTGGGCCTATGAATACTCGAAAGCGCTCGATGCCAGCTACCGCACCTGGGCGAACAGCCGGGGCCGATGGTGCGATGTTCAGCGGCGGCAGTCGGCATCGCAGCTTTTCAGGCTCGGCTTCCGTCACAAGCTGATCGACGGCGACGCGCTGGCGATGCTCCAGTGGCGACCGGAGCGTCTCGGCCGCGGTCGAGCGCGCTACGCCACCGCGCTGCAGATGATCGATCCGGATCGGCTGTCCAACCCGAACTACAAGTTCGACGATCAGCTGATGCGCGGCGGCTGCGAAGTCGACGACGATGGCGTTACCGTTGGCTACCACGTGCGCCGAGCTCATCAGGGGGATTGGTTCTCGGCGGCAGACAGTCTGCGTTGGGACCGCATCGAGCGTGAGACCGAGTGGGGCCGCCCCGTCATAGTCCACGATTTCGACACGGAGCGCTCTAACCAGCACCGTGGCGGCGTAGGGATCCTCGGCCCCGTCATGACCCGCCTGAAGATGCTCTACCGCTACGATATCGCGGAGCTGGATTCGGCGATCCTCAATGCAATTCTCGGGGCTTGGCTTGAAAGCCCCTTTGACCAGGAGTTCGCTCAGGAAGCGCTGGAAGGTGGCGACAAAATTGGCGCGTACCAAGACGCACGTCTGGACTATCACGAACAGGCGAATATCCGTGTTCCTGGCACCGGCTCGATCCTTCCCAAGCTGTTCCCGGGCGAAGGCATCAAAACACTTGATGCCAAACGGCCCTCAACCAACTTCGCCACTTTCGAAAAAGCGGTGCTTCGCAACGTAGCGTCGGCCGCCGGCATGTCCGCGCAGCAGGTCAGCAATGACTGGAGCGACGTGAACTACAGCTCGGCGCGCGGTGCCATGCTCGAGTTCTGGAAAACGATGACCCGCCGGCGCGACGATTTCGCCGCCGGCTTCTGCCAGCCCATCTTCGGCGCAGTCGTCGAGGAGGCGCACGAGGTTGACGATCTCCCCCTGCCCGCAGGCGCACCGGAATTCCTCGAACATCCCGAGGCCTATTCCCGGGCCAAGTGGATCGGGCCCGGCCGAGGCTGGATCGATCCGGTGAACGAGGTGAAGGGCGCCATCCTAGGCATGGATGCCGCCGTCATGGATTACGACGAGATCTGCGCCGAGCAAGGCGTTGACGGCGACGACATGATCCTCGCGCGCAAGAACACCATCCGCCGGTTCAAGGAAGCCGGGCTCGAACCGCCCAGCTGGGCCGGCATGGGCCTCAACGACGTCCCGGCCAACAAGACGATCGAGGATCCGTCCCCGCAATGA
- a CDS encoding S49 family peptidase, producing MTRFANLATRLFNTPLAIHPRKAEVVMAGLADRLGITSIAHLDGAPVRPQAWFDDDDDFFTGGRETRADPGYDVFNGVAVLPVSGTLVHKLGSLRPWSGMTGYDGIRQAFLTAHDDPDVSAIACVYDSGGGEVAGCADLFETMLDMRGNKPCWSILSESAYSAAYWLASTADKVIVPRTGGTGSIGVICMHVDWSEALSKAGMKVTFITPEWAERKADGHAEIPLSAEALANFQAEISAMGEIFADSIARARNLTTDKVKALKAGTFMGALGVTHGLADAVMAPEQAFAALLAEAA from the coding sequence ATGACCCGCTTCGCCAACCTCGCCACCCGTCTGTTCAACACGCCGCTCGCCATCCACCCTCGCAAGGCCGAGGTTGTGATGGCGGGGCTGGCCGACCGCCTCGGCATCACCAGTATCGCCCACCTCGACGGCGCGCCGGTGCGGCCGCAAGCGTGGTTCGACGACGATGATGATTTCTTCACCGGCGGCCGCGAAACGCGTGCAGACCCGGGCTATGACGTCTTCAACGGCGTTGCCGTGCTGCCGGTTTCGGGCACGCTGGTCCACAAACTGGGCTCGCTCCGCCCATGGTCGGGCATGACCGGCTATGACGGCATTCGCCAGGCGTTCCTTACAGCGCACGATGATCCGGACGTTTCGGCGATCGCCTGTGTCTATGATTCCGGTGGCGGCGAAGTCGCAGGCTGCGCCGACCTCTTCGAAACCATGCTCGACATGCGTGGCAACAAGCCCTGCTGGTCGATCCTGTCTGAAAGTGCCTATTCGGCTGCCTACTGGCTTGCCTCGACCGCGGACAAGGTCATCGTGCCCCGCACCGGCGGTACGGGCTCGATCGGTGTGATCTGCATGCACGTCGACTGGTCCGAAGCGCTTTCGAAGGCCGGTATGAAGGTCACCTTCATCACGCCGGAGTGGGCCGAACGCAAAGCCGACGGGCACGCTGAGATCCCACTCAGCGCCGAAGCCCTGGCCAACTTCCAGGCGGAGATATCCGCCATGGGCGAGATATTCGCAGACTCGATTGCACGTGCCCGCAATCTCACAACAGACAAGGTCAAGGCCCTGAAGGCCGGGACTTTCATGGGCGCACTCGGCGTCACCCACGGCCTGGCCGATGCGGTGATGGCGCCCGAGCAGGCCTTCGCAGCCCTGCTGGCCGAGGCCGCCTGA
- a CDS encoding head decoration protein: MVTPTNYGNNPFQPGMQQDVFVPDQLIAGDLKVVTKTGTIAAGAGVLKRGTVLGQISGDGTYKTALLASSDGSQTPVVILADDVDASGAAVLAGLYQMGEFNGNAVTLGTGITLAAATAALELKNIYLKTSVSAADPT; the protein is encoded by the coding sequence ATGGTCACCCCCACCAACTACGGGAACAACCCGTTCCAGCCCGGCATGCAGCAGGACGTGTTCGTCCCCGACCAGCTGATCGCCGGCGATCTGAAGGTCGTTACCAAGACCGGGACGATCGCGGCCGGCGCCGGCGTGCTGAAGCGCGGTACCGTGCTCGGCCAGATCTCGGGCGACGGCACCTACAAGACTGCCCTGCTGGCCTCGAGCGATGGCTCGCAGACGCCGGTAGTCATTCTTGCCGACGACGTCGACGCCAGCGGCGCTGCCGTATTGGCCGGCCTCTATCAGATGGGCGAATTCAACGGCAATGCGGTCACCCTGGGCACGGGCATCACCCTTGCCGCCGCAACGGCCGCGCTCGAACTGAAGAACATCTACCTGAAGACTTCGGTCTCGGCCGCCGACCCGACCTGA
- a CDS encoding major capsid protein codes for MADSLSYTTAEIVQVVPNLKVAQNFLLDRFFPNLVEFDTEEVAIDVDVGLRRMSPFCSPLVEGKLVEQRRYQTNKFKPAYIKDKRAPDLRKPVRRQIGERIGGELSGEERMMANLNFEMSDQVDMVNRRLEWMAASALTSGTITISGDGFPTTVIDFGRASTLTVALTGAARWGQTLNAAGRDTNIVGQIDAWAAAILKSSGAVVTDLVFTTTPWSKFLMAEGVQGAIYYPALASQGNEINPGSQVKAGAVYKGRWGQYDLWVYNDWYIDANGVEQPMLADGTVIMSGGDALMGTRAFGMIIDPRFAYGAMAYAPKTWIQEDPAQQMLMMQSAPIVIPSRVNACLCATVL; via the coding sequence ATGGCCGACTCTCTCTCGTATACGACCGCGGAAATCGTCCAGGTCGTTCCCAACCTCAAGGTTGCGCAGAACTTCCTGCTCGACCGCTTCTTCCCCAATCTCGTCGAATTCGACACCGAGGAAGTCGCGATCGACGTCGATGTCGGTCTGCGCCGCATGTCTCCGTTTTGCTCTCCCCTGGTCGAAGGCAAGCTGGTCGAACAGCGTCGCTACCAGACCAACAAGTTCAAGCCGGCCTACATCAAGGACAAGCGCGCACCGGATCTTCGCAAGCCGGTCCGCCGTCAGATCGGCGAACGCATCGGCGGCGAGCTCTCCGGCGAAGAACGCATGATGGCGAATCTCAACTTCGAGATGAGCGATCAGGTCGACATGGTGAACCGCCGCCTCGAGTGGATGGCCGCCAGCGCCCTCACCTCCGGCACCATCACGATTTCGGGCGATGGCTTCCCCACCACCGTCATCGACTTCGGCCGCGCGTCCACGCTGACCGTCGCGCTCACCGGCGCCGCGCGCTGGGGCCAGACGCTGAACGCCGCCGGGCGTGACACGAACATCGTCGGCCAGATCGACGCATGGGCTGCCGCGATCCTGAAATCGTCGGGCGCTGTGGTGACGGACCTCGTGTTCACGACCACGCCCTGGTCGAAGTTCCTCATGGCGGAAGGCGTCCAGGGCGCGATCTACTACCCTGCCCTTGCCAGCCAAGGTAACGAGATCAACCCGGGTTCGCAGGTCAAGGCCGGCGCCGTCTACAAGGGCCGCTGGGGCCAGTATGACCTCTGGGTCTACAACGACTGGTACATCGACGCGAACGGCGTTGAGCAGCCGATGCTTGCCGACGGTACCGTGATCATGTCGGGCGGCGATGCCCTCATGGGCACCCGCGCCTTCGGCATGATCATCGATCCGCGCTTTGCATACGGTGCCATGGCCTACGCGCCGAAGACCTGGATCCAGGAAGATCCCGCACAGCAGATGCTGATGATGCAGTCGGCTCCGATCGTCATCCCGAGTCGCGTCAACGCCTGCCTCTGCGCAACCGTGCTCTGA
- a CDS encoding phage tail sheath subtilisin-like domain-containing protein, with protein MSINFSNIPSNLRVPLFYAELDPRFANTTPIAQRGLLVGQMTAAGTYTPGVPVQLTSVADGIAGAGAGSVLAGMIQAWRDNDKTGEVWVLPISDAGAATAAAGTLTITGTATGSGTIPLYIAGTKVSVAVAVGDTIAAIATNVAAQINAALVPVTATAAAGVVTLTARNKGLVGNEIDVRLSYLGSAGGETLPAGVAVAIVALTGGATNPTITTQLAALGDKTFDFIVSGLNDATSLDALKALQLDTTGRWSPMQQLYGHVFTAARGTAGTLATLGVGRNDQHLSIIGFNDSPSPFWVWAAALVGQAAVSLRGDPALPLQYLTVSGVLAPPIASRFSIGVRNSTLLYSGISTWQVDASGNIVIENIITTYVTNSQGNSDNSYLEVETMFTLMYVLRFMRSRIETKFGRMKLAADGTRLIAGSKVVTPSSIRADQIAAYRELEEGGYVQKSDEFAANLIVEKDANTPNRVNVLWPGTLIEQLRVFAMLVQFRLT; from the coding sequence ATGAGCATCAACTTCTCAAACATCCCGTCGAACCTGCGCGTCCCGCTCTTTTATGCCGAGCTCGATCCGAGGTTCGCCAACACCACTCCAATCGCCCAGCGCGGCTTGCTCGTCGGCCAGATGACCGCAGCCGGGACCTATACGCCCGGCGTGCCCGTCCAGTTGACCTCGGTCGCTGACGGCATCGCGGGCGCCGGTGCAGGATCGGTGCTTGCCGGCATGATCCAGGCCTGGCGGGACAATGACAAAACCGGCGAGGTATGGGTGCTCCCCATCTCGGACGCCGGCGCCGCTACCGCTGCAGCCGGGACGCTTACCATCACCGGTACCGCCACCGGCAGCGGGACGATCCCGCTCTACATCGCCGGGACGAAGGTTTCGGTCGCCGTCGCGGTGGGCGACACCATCGCGGCGATCGCCACGAACGTTGCCGCGCAAATTAATGCGGCCCTGGTACCTGTGACGGCAACGGCCGCCGCCGGCGTCGTGACCCTCACCGCGCGCAACAAGGGCCTGGTGGGCAATGAGATCGACGTTCGCCTGTCCTATCTTGGCAGTGCCGGCGGCGAGACGCTTCCGGCAGGCGTCGCGGTCGCGATCGTTGCCCTGACGGGCGGCGCGACGAACCCGACAATCACGACGCAGCTTGCTGCACTGGGCGACAAGACGTTCGACTTCATCGTCTCCGGACTGAACGACGCCACCTCGCTCGATGCGTTGAAGGCCCTGCAGCTTGATACGACCGGACGCTGGTCGCCGATGCAGCAGCTTTACGGGCACGTCTTCACGGCAGCGCGCGGCACTGCTGGCACGCTGGCGACACTCGGCGTGGGTCGGAACGATCAGCATCTGTCGATCATCGGCTTTAACGACAGCCCCTCCCCGTTCTGGGTCTGGGCAGCTGCACTTGTCGGTCAGGCCGCGGTCAGCCTCCGGGGCGACCCCGCCTTGCCGCTACAGTACCTGACTGTCTCGGGTGTCCTGGCGCCGCCGATCGCATCGCGCTTCTCGATCGGCGTTCGCAACTCCACGCTGCTCTACAGCGGAATCTCGACGTGGCAGGTCGATGCCAGCGGCAACATCGTGATCGAGAACATCATCACGACCTACGTCACGAATTCGCAGGGCAACAGCGACAACTCGTACCTCGAGGTCGAGACGATGTTCACCCTGATGTACGTCCTGCGTTTCATGCGATCGCGCATCGAGACGAAGTTCGGCCGCATGAAGCTGGCGGCGGATGGCACGCGCCTCATCGCCGGCAGCAAGGTCGTTACGCCCTCCTCGATCCGCGCTGACCAGATCGCCGCATATCGAGAGCTCGAGGAAGGCGGCTACGTCCAGAAGTCCGACGAATTCGCGGCGAACCTGATCGTCGAGAAGGACGCCAACACCCCCAACCGCGTGAACGTGCTCTGGCCGGGCACCCTGATCGAGCAGCTGCGCGTCTTCGCGATGCTGGTCCAGTTCCGCCTGACCTGA
- a CDS encoding phage tail tube protein: MATNNLIAGFAFITIDGTSYAIAGEGTYRISTNKRDTLIGQDGVHGYSETPTAGMISWQGRDSGALSITDLNDAVDVTVQLELANGKNVIARNAWRAGDPVEVNSENATFNVVFESADVKEVK; this comes from the coding sequence ATGGCCACCAACAATCTTATCGCCGGCTTTGCCTTCATCACGATCGACGGCACCTCTTACGCGATCGCCGGCGAAGGCACTTACCGGATCTCGACCAACAAGCGCGACACGCTGATCGGTCAGGACGGCGTTCACGGTTATTCCGAAACGCCCACAGCCGGCATGATCAGCTGGCAGGGCCGCGACAGTGGTGCGCTCAGCATCACCGACCTGAATGATGCCGTCGACGTCACCGTCCAGTTGGAGCTCGCCAACGGCAAGAACGTGATCGCCCGCAACGCCTGGCGCGCCGGCGATCCCGTCGAAGTCAACAGCGAAAATGCAACATTCAACGTCGTGTTCGAATCTGCCGACGTGAAGGAGGTGAAGTGA
- a CDS encoding phage tail assembly protein: protein MSAEAETLDELVLTLRKPVEHGGMTYTQLTLKEPTAAQWNEWDGKKGVDADITAISVVAGIPSQAVAKIGARDLITASRFIARFLE, encoded by the coding sequence ATGAGCGCCGAAGCTGAAACCCTGGACGAACTTGTTCTGACGCTCCGGAAGCCCGTTGAACACGGCGGCATGACGTACACCCAGCTGACGCTGAAGGAACCCACGGCCGCGCAGTGGAACGAATGGGACGGCAAGAAGGGCGTCGACGCGGATATCACGGCGATCTCCGTGGTCGCGGGCATCCCAAGCCAGGCCGTCGCCAAAATCGGCGCACGAGACCTCATCACCGCTTCGAGGTTCATCGCCCGTTTTTTGGAGTGA